The Glycine max cultivar Williams 82 chromosome 3, Glycine_max_v4.0, whole genome shotgun sequence sequence AATATACTAGACTTAAGTTTCATAAAACCTAATTTagtaatttagaaaatgaataaGCAAAAATTGAGTTGTCATATATTACATGGACTAGTATATGGGAGACTGTTATGAACAAAACACATGAGGCACCACAATTGCAAGCAGCACCAGCAGAAGTACAATTAGAGCAAGCCACAGACACGAATCAAAGGCAAAGGAGGGTTGTTATGAATCTGCTATGAGACCAGCCAAACCAAGGGGAGACAAGCACTCACCTGAGGAGCATTCATAATAGACTAGGAGCAGGGCTGCTAAGCTGGCACCATAGGATTGGGCACTTAGAATATCCTGTCGGGAATATATCTTTCTGTTAGGATATTTTGCAAAATCTGTTATTGCTAGCCTTCCTTGTAGGACCTGTAGAAGGAACTAGAATAAGCATTTGGTGCCTATAAATGAACAATCATTGTAATAGATATGCAACCAGAAATATAATCAGAAATTCCCTCTCTTAATATTCCTTTTCTGGAGGTCTCTTAATCCTCGAATTCTAGGAACCATAGAACAGAATTTttgttctgaattttttttagtactaatatacctcaaaaaaatttattataaaattatatttaaaaataaattttaattaaaatattatgagtAACGGTTAATCTTTTTATTAGTATAATAGGTAACAATTAATGAGCAACAACTTTTCACTAATATCATTcctttatttagaaaaaaaagatttaatagttaataactaaagaaatttaaaaaaatttcttttatttatgttctttttattctcttcctattcaattctaattttgtcttttatgctctctctctttttcataGGTCTATGTCTTGTGACTTGCTTCTCGAGTTTATTTATTGgtgaaaagtaaataaaatatctcatttttaaatttattttaaatctctCAAGTCTTTGAATTATAACCCATGCATTGTCTCACTTCCAAGTGAGTGACCTGCAAAACATCAGCCACAATCTGGAGTGTGCGCTGACCCATGATTGCTGGCGTCAAAGACGTTTCCATTGGAGAGCCATGAGAAGACAAATTGTAGTAGTCACCTAATTTTCGGATAAATGGTGACTTTCATGACTGAAAGTGTAATAAATgacaatttaatattaaaagaataaaaattttaatttaatcctctaaatatataaaaagcacaataattatttcatgtcatataatttaatttttaaactttataatttaatgtcaaaATAATATACCAAAATTTAATGACGAGAcatattattgtaaatttttatacatTCAAGGACTTAAGATTATCTTTGGtaagatattttagttaatttttagttttttttactaattaaaaaaattcatgtaaatgttagataaacaagtttttttagtagtttctcaatagtttttaacattttttaaaatgttatttttttatattttctttcatttttatccttaatatatttatcaaattttttgtttattttttaaaataaatcataattttattatttttttattattttacatttttcaacTACTTCAACTGCTAGGGTTAAACcctaataatttaataagtcaatttttaatttttaattaacttttcagCTTTAAGTTAGTTTTCCaacttttcaattaattttattgaacatAGTGTAAatcaagattattttttttcacggATTAAATTTTCACCGTCTTACACTTTCACTAGTGAAAGTGATCACTTACcccttaattttcaaaaaaccgacTTGTCCagctaacaaaaataaataatcatttcttCAAAACAAGCTAAATGAAACACACATTGGCCTGTTTGAATACACTCTAGAAGGGCTTCTAGGAGCTTCTCTATTGGCATAAGCTCTATTCTGTTTAGCTACCAGTGTTTTGATGGCAATATTTTTAGCTTTTGGAAAAGCCGAAAGCTCTTGGTAGTGTTTGGCTTagctttttttagtttttcttctttcaagaaGAAACTAGGTCAAACACTTTCAACataatctcttaaaaaaataagaagcctATTTTTAGTAAAGAAAATGTAGAAAAATGAGCTTTAAAAAACTCCATAtcatatataacattttatagCTGACATTCCATATTATTTTTTCGGTAAAGGTTTTCATTGCATATTATGTTGTCGGACATTTTTTGTCATTACTTACGTCTTTTATGACATTATTCTGAACCCATTCTGGACTTGCCATGTAGATCATGGTCCACAAAATCTACCTAACTGCTTCACCTTCCAGCTGCTACTATACAAGGCATTTCATGTCTATGAATATGAATCTAAGCTCACTTTATGCATCTTTTATACTCACTGACTTTGGCATTGGAGTGCCTATGTAGATGTATGCAGATTTCGCTTCTCACCAAAGGTCGTTGCCTCGCACCATAATCCTCTCCATAACGCATCCACCATATTTGGAAACACTTCCGAACAATtatcatgtgatttttttatgctttaattcttataattatgTAAATGTCATCTTGAAGAATTGATCATGACTCAATTAGTTATTAAATTCTATTAGTGTATGTCagatcaaaaataattttaatggaaGCAAAAAACTTTCATAAACCCACCTTAAAGTAGGCCCAGTAATAcagatgaaataatataatagttttttCTGGAGCAGATTTCAATCTGATGTACAATTGAGTATTGAAATTTCGAACATAATTTGTGAGGTAACAGAAATGGTCCGCTACGAAAGGTAAGCAAAATGAAAGCACAGCAATCTCGAATGGAATTTAAATCAATCAATCTAGAAAAGGACAAGATTGCCTATCTTGAGctcaaaatatttatgaaatggccataaatatttaatatgccACAGTTGCTCAGAAaagcatgtaaaaaaaatataaatacaaaatctTACAGAAATGTTTGGCATTCTTTATTACATGGCCCTCATAATTGTCTAAACTGATTTTTAACTTGTAAATCACAGTAAGTCGGTGcatatagagcaaataaaagTGTTTATAACCGTATAACgattatataatattacaaaatgaTTTGATAAGCCACTCATACCAGAAATGAGATTCATATAATTCTGCTCATGTAAGTTATCACTCATTTCAAATCCAGATGAATAGCACTTAGCACGTCCATGAACTGAAAAGGGAACATTTTGTCCAAGCTATTATGAGAGTGCCCAATATTACAGGTgatatttcatttaaattatttctgtAACGTGTGGAAGTTTATAAACCTGGAGGATGCACTAGCTATAATTTCATCTGCCCAGAAAGTCCTTTAAATGAACCATAAAGAGCCTGTGATCTTCTAAAAGTAAAGATATTGTCTATTTTAGCCAAGTGTGGTTCTGAGGCTTCCGTTTTGTATTCAGATGAATGACGGTTCCCATGTACTCGTACACTTAAAGTTTTCTTTCGAGGTGCACCAACTTTGACATATTCATTGAAGAAATCTATCAATTCTTGAAGAGTGAGCTGCCTTAATGCTTCAACCTGTTCCAAAGCCATAAATAGAATCACTAATGCAATTTAAATGTAGTACCTAACCCATCATTAGTTCGTGTATTCTGTGTCTCAGcactaatttcaattttcaagtcAAACTTATCCAACTTTAAGTCCTAATTTCTCCCATGTAATGAACAGAAAGAAATATATACCTCATAGTCTGTCCTATCAAACCTCAAAGTACCATCATTAATCTCTCGCCAGAAAAATGATGACTCTTCCCTCAAATTTTTGTGTTTCTCTAGCTTCACATCTATCAAAGCATTTACATTACTCTGCATACAAGCAGTTCAGAAGTCGCATGAATAAAGTATTTCGAACACAATTACCAACACAGATTATAATGATTTGTTAAGCATAAACTGTAAAGGCTCAAGATTGGTTTTCAAGTAACAATATAAGTCCAATCCCAGCTATATCCTATAGCCAAGTTGATATATATGAAATTGATGACTGAATCAAATATTTTGATTCTAACTCCCCTAAATTCATCTCATCAATATTCATGGAACattgatcataaaaaaatagcaatATATCCAGCAAGCATAAATTTCTTCCAGTTGAGTTAATGTTTCTGTTCCACtgaaaatttgatatatattgtgTTTCAGCTTCAAATTTGCAACAAATTCAGGTTTAGCTTCAGTCTAATAATAAATGGCTCCTAAGAATATCATAATTTAACACATTGACTTGATGACTTCCTCTTATACAGTAATGATTCTTTAACCAGTTTGGGTTTACACCATTGTCCTGCATATGGATTGGCCACATGCAGTGCTCACAAATCCCCtgtacattgataattgatagtAAATAGTGAAATGTATTtggttttgctttttttgggaaaattatcttctttttttttcttgcagctTTGTGATTATTTACCGACATTAGTAATTCCCAAACATGCTACAAATGATGTGTAAATATCGTGGTCCTTGCTTAATGCTTATAAATGATGATGTACATAATGTCCTATATGTACATACTTGCACATTCCCATCAAGTGAACATGTAGATATCctttattattcaaattgaaTCTATGTTTGTACTTCTTCTGGTGAGAATTTAACTCAAAACTCACACAACACAAGGAGTAAGTCAGGCATATCTACCAAAAATATGGGGAAGAAGCATTCTTTATTGAATCATTATTAGGAAACAATtccagaaaacaaaataaaatatgaatagaaCTATCAAACCTTGAATTCATCAATTGTCATCTCGTGGAGTTTGGTCTCAAACATTTGGAGAAATGCCTCGACCCTTTGCTCAATGTTACCAGGAGACTGGATAAGCAGGTAAAGGCTTAAGCTTatgtcataaattaaaatttattttagattagtTCTAACTTCCAAATAGGAAAATAGTAATACCTTTACTGTGGATTGGATAATAAACTGTAGTCCACGTATGCCACAATCATTcctacacaagtttaaaattgtagttaaaaacaaattcaagtGTTTCAAGCTGAATACGTAAATGATGCTACAGATCAACATATACCTCTGCATGAGCACAGTAATGTACCCCAGCTGCTCAACTGATCGTAGCTGATGAAAGGTTGGTTGCTTTGCAACAAGGGCAAAAAGCTGAAGTTTAACATTCAGCTTAAAGTCATCTCGCCCAACCTACAGATTTAATAGGAGGGCTGTATAAGGAACAGTGGCTTCATaaatatgaaggaaaaaaatctaATCAAATGGCAACGCCAAAAGGTGGGAGAAAAATACAAGTCTAAATATATAGACAGAAAAACTTGGAACTATTGTGGcctacaaaataatgaaaaatgaaaattcatcTAACAGAACTTCCATCCAGAGCAACAAGgtctttataaaattaaaattttaattggaacTGCCAAAAATACCTATATATTCAAAAAGAAAcatcaaaaagaaggaaaatcaagAATGACAAAATTCCAGGGATATATGATCCTGGATAGTGGCATTGCGTGCAATGGTAACACTTTGATGTCCAGTAATTAACATGAACAACTAATATAAAGGTTATGGTTCTCCTCAAGAGTCCATTTTTCTGACTAGACTAAAGAAACTAATTAAAGCAATATACTGTTTTAGAAACAGCATAGCTGCTTAAAGCCTAGGATTCATCAAAGTTACTCAGTTTGTTGGTTGGCACTGATTTGGAACTCTGTTCACagccaaaataaattatgtagaAACAGGCATAATGTAGCAATTAGCTTTTCCAGTCCAAAATGATATTTTGATGGATTGATGCATACCAGTCTGGGGAGCCACACATATCTTAATACAAATTATCAACAAACAAATTTACCTGTATATAGTGCACAAGAGCAGAATTCTCATCTTCAGGATTAAGACATTCTGAAGGGTAGAAGTAATTCATGCCACTTTCAAGTTTAACAACCCGATTTTCCAAATGTTGAGATGAGAATAAAGGCTTGCACAGaggttttgaaaaattaaagagaacATCTTCTATGTGCTTAACAATTGACTGTGCTTCATGGCTTTCAATGTTCCCTGTACAGAAAATTTCACTCCAATTGAAATAAATGTAACTTGCCAAccataaagagagagaaaggccTAAGAACCTGCTATATAAAACTCTAAAAAGGTCCTGGAGAGCATTGCTGGTACAAATTTAGCAAGATCTTCAACTTGAAGAGCAGGAAGTATGTCTAGCTGTTCTATCCAAGGCCAGGTTTGATCTTGTAAAATCAAAGAGCAATAGTACATAGCCTGCTGATAAGGTTGTTGGTACTTCAAATTCTGGTATTCTTTGGTTACCATTTCCTGATAAGATGGCATATGAaaagataaatgaataaattagcctaaataaattaaaaatcaagacaaattttattttaataatgttggcatggataaattataaatcaataCCGAACATGAGTGCATACTCATTTGTTAGCATATTTTCTTAAGAACCAGAAAATCATTCTTTcagaaaaaacattattaatatatatttcagtAGAATAGAcgaatttttaaactaaaatatctCTAGTCCCAACTATAAAAggttatttcatttcattagaAAACATATTGAgtgatttcaaattatttaataattatttctaatttggTAACCTTTTTCACTAAAAGTGCCATAAAACTTTCCTAAAGCAAATCATTCTAAGGGGACCAGCAGAAGCTAGAAGCTTGCAGCACAAAACAATCCAATGAAAATAAGAGGCACAAGCATGAAACATGAGAGGCACACCTTAGACAAATGAAATTGGCAATGGATTTAAAGAGTTTAAAGGATGAGAGTAATTGCCAATGTTTGCTGGAAAAAGACAGAGTACAAAAGAGAAGAATCCAACAAAGAATCACCCTTGCCCCATGGTagacaacataaaaaatcaattcaatctcCAAATAACAATGGGAAAACAAATGCCATGTGAGAAGAGTCTGATACAGTACCTTGATAACTGAAAACCTGTCAGTTTTCACTTCAAATGTCACAATCTTTTCAACTATAGTTTCAAGTAGAATCCTTAACTTGTGATTGTAACCACGGAGAGTCatctggaaagaaaaaaaatgacattttaatgATGAGAATGAAGTACCACATTTATTCAAAGGCAGGCAGGGGGAGGAAGAGTTCCTCTGTTACTATTTTCATCCACACAACTAAACTCATCAGTATATTTCTAACATTTGTTTAATGATCTAATACAGAAATTGCAATGttgcaaattaaaatatattgaaagagTACCTGGAAACCACCATCTGTTTGATTTATGCTGTAATATAAACCAGCAACCTGAGCATAATAagctgaaaaaaagaaaatcagtaACAACTCCTTCAACTTGTATTTAGCAAATGAGTTTACACAATAATGCACAAATAACTTTCTAATAGTAAAGTCCACGGAAAGCTAGCAACCTACCATATTCATTCAAGTAATCCATCAATAACTCTGTGAAAATATGCGTCAAAACTTCAGCCTCAGGAGAGTTTCCAGAATATGGGCAATTGAAATCAATCTTTACATAAGCCTTGGGTGTAGAAAACAATGTATCTGGCTTATACCATAAGGCTGAATAAGTAGACCTGCTTAACAAAACTGGAAACTTTACCTGTTTCAAAGTATTAATCGTATGATCAAGAGAACCATGGTGAAAACCatagatatatataattgaaaaatatatcataCTTTTTCTTGCACAATTTTAAGTGACAAGTCAGTTGGAATGAATTTGTTAGGAGCTGGAAGATGCATATTTTCATCTGGAGCAGAAAGCACCCACCCCTGCAAAATACAAGCATTTAAGGACTATCAAGTTCCATCCTTTCATCCAGTTCAAATATCAAGCATAACTGTTCATAAAAGCACAGACCTGAATTGCAGAGCCAGTGATTTTTTCAAGGGAATATGCAGTTCCATACCATGGCTCTACCTTATCCGTAAGCCCTTCAAATTTTTTAGACTCCCAAAAGATTCTGCTCGAGAATGAGTTagcttaaatttaattataacaaaCAGCCCCACTAATACAAATTCTCAAACACCTTAATAGTTTTTTCTATGTTGAGTGAAATAACAGCTAAGCTTTTAGGAGAGTTAGTCCTTCACATGCTTCTTATACATAAATTTACAGTTTTAATTTTAGTACACCTACCGAACATTGTTTGGAGAAAGCTGATCTAGTACCATTTGGATAACACTTGGGCTAAATTTAGAAGGCAAGGATGATCCTGTCAACCAATCTTTTACAGGATAAAACtgtaaaataacaaagatcaatTAATAATATGGTTTCCATCAAGAAGCTCCCCTTCAAAGTTATTTACTAATTTATGCAAAGAAACATGGAGTACCTTCATATTTGATGCAATATTAACAGCATAATCACTAGGACGAATTTTGTCCTGATAATGAAACTTGGTCTCACAAACCGCTGAAAGCTTGATGAACATAGAAAATTCCATTAGAAGCTGTTTAAACCAGTTGTGGAAACAGAAAAGGCGAGAGCATAGATGAAATTCATTATCATCAACGAAGATTACAATGGTAAGAGTGCATTTGgcctagctttttttttttaacttattagtTACTAGTTACCTTTAagctaaagtttaaaaaaaggacctttaaaattgaagttaaagTTGTTTGagtatttttcattctttctctTAAAAGTTAATTTGAAGTTAAACTAGATCCATACCTCTTCAAAAATCCATTTGCAAACACCAGACTGTTGTAGAAGCTCAATGTATTTGAACAACAACCCAATGATATCTTGTATGTGCTCTAGAAATCAAAGCAAAAAGTACAAAAATGAGTTTACAAAACCAATCAATAAACAAAACAATGCATAACAAACCTTGAATTTAGCATGAATAGTGCATGCTTAGAAGTTAACATGGTAAAACTTTGTGAAAGAGGAGAAATATGTACAACAAATGAGAAAAAAGATAGaggagagagggagaaagaagaCTAACCGTGACCAACATCAGTAAGATCAATTACaactttaaagaaagaaaagtccAAACCCCAATCTGATTCGCCCGCATACAAGGCCGTAGCCCATCCTGCAAATGGAATTTTCTTCTAGGGGGTAAAATGAGACAATTCATAACACCAACAAAGGTCCAATACAAGTTTCCTAGATACGAATCatcaatcatcatcttcttaaTCCAAGACTTCTGTATCATTTTCACTACTATTTATAGTTTTcatttttggaaattaaaatcacaaaagtAGCCCTCCAAAAAAGCTTATGTCTCTGTTCAGAGGGATCTTTGGGAATCAACACATAGTGCCACTATATTGCCAGCTATGGCCATTACTCAGCCTACTATTTGGTCCACTAGGGCCACAACACTACGGCTGCCCTTGTAGCGGGCAGGGGGCGCACTAGCGTGCTATTTAAAACCCCAGCATGACCTCATATAAAATAGAAGGATCAGATTTCAAAGGAGGTAGACAATAaccacaaaattaataattaaatatacaacAGATGGAGTGTATACCCACCCAATTTTTTCAAGATGTAATATAAAGACCCTTCTCCTTCATGACCAATTAGATGACCAAGATACCTGCATGGCCCTTCAGTGTAATGATGAATTTCAGGGGTTACTGGCCATACAATTCTCAATTTATGACCTTGCTTTATTGGGACAGTCCTGACAAGAATCTAAAACAGAAAGCCAAAATAAGAAATAGATTAGAATCAACGGTGAAGAAATTAGTTAGATTTTACCattaagacaaataaaaaatgtgtactTGCAAATGCTCTGATTTGCACGGCTGAACACGAGCACGGAAACAACTTTTGTTGATGTTTCTAATATCCTGGAACTTTTCTTCTAcaaggttttgaattttatcAAGGCTTTCTGAAAATATCCATGCACACATAATTGGATTGTAGCCAttcaaaaagagaaataaataatacaacCTATATATTGTAAACAAGACATTTGTTACCATTTGTGTATATAACTAGATGCATTAGATTAGCAGAATAGTTTTCTTCATAGAATTTGAGAAGCTCGCTCCTTGTATCTAATCCTTTTGCTTTTGGTCTAACTTCCAAAGTGTCCCAGTTCCCTAACAAAACAGCTATTTTAGATGCAGTAATGATTGTGATGAGAAGAAGATTGCAACCATGATAACTAATTCAAATATTCCAGTTTCATttggacaaaaatatttcttacaGAACAAATTATAATGAAGTTAAGCATAGTTTTAAGCACTAATCACCAAAGCAAGTTATATGCAGAATCATATCAATGACATAATACTCATGCACATACACTTGAAATGCatgcttatttaaaaaataaaaacacactgATATTTggaacttcaattttttataaatcaacTCCAGAAAAATTTTAAGGAAATATCCCCCAGCTGGCTCAGAAGTCAGCAGTTTTTGTCCAAAAAAAAAGTCAGCAGCTATCAATGTGATAAAAGAAAAGACAGAtccaagaaaatttaaaatcatatactgCTGTCTGCACATCCAAAATATAGCCATGGCAGTCCCCATGTACCATCAAAGAAGTTTGTAGCAAAATACTCCATTGTTTATCCCAGTagacaaattttatttgaatttgaatacaGAATAATGCATTTAAACAGAtagaattacaaagaaaaacagATTCTTGAAACTAATGAACTTGGACAAGGAAGAAAGCACATGACGATAAGCATTACAAAGCATCAGTCTGAAAATACTCCCTAATATTTTTGGTTTGACGGAAAAAAATTCCACATGTTTTCATTCTTGGACAAGGCAAAAAGATAACTTGGAAGAACAGAATCTAGCTCTTGACATTCATCATCATATTTATGAACTATGACACAGccaattattttcattattaaaataataattaggaaaaaatatcaatattacaatattttaaaagattttggaCACAAGCAAGCATAGCTCGCTATCAGTTCTTTCACTAAATAAATCACACAAAAACACAAGCAGTATGGTACAAAAGTTCAAAATTTAGTTGTttgagtttgtaaaaaaataaaataaaaaaatcaaccacTGACCTGTACTAAATTTATGATACGGATGATCTTCATCACTGAGATGTTTCTGAAGCTGTATAGATTGTAAtgggggtggggggggggggggggggcaagaaagattataaatatttcttcaaGAGAGGCTTAAAAACACAATTTGCAATCCCAGTAAAGCACCCAATGATCCACATACATATTGGAAGAGAGAAACCACAAGTATATGAGGAGGATAAACAAAAgaggaaaggaagaaaaacaGATGAACTGCAAAGGAAACAAATCAGTCCAACTTCtttgaataaaagaaataaattatgaatCTATTCTTTGGTTTAGTAAATGCATGTTGAAGGTTATTAAGATTAGTCGATCTCAATCCTAGGTTGAGATTTAAGAGACAAGACAACCAATCCTACTGCCCTTTCCTCCGCTTTTCTATCAATCTGATTCAGCTGGAGAAGCAACAATAATCCTTCCATATTTCCATGTCCTATGAATCGTCAgtccaaatatttttcatgagACCCTGGCCTCAAGTATCAGTAACAAACTGACTTtcaatgaatttcaatgtttCATCACTCTCAACAACTCAGCACCATTAGTAAAAGCTACACAACACATCTGGAAATGGAAGAAAAGGACACGACTAACTATTTCAACAAGTAGATCCTTAAAGTaataatacaacaacaacaacaacaacaacgccttatcccactaggtggggtcggctacatggatcaacttccgccataatgttctatcaagtaccatacttctatccaaaccattaatttcgagatccttt is a genomic window containing:
- the LOC100804856 gene encoding insulin-degrading enzyme-like 1, peroxisomal produces the protein MAVGKEDVEIVKARIDKRDYRRVVLRNSLQVLLISDPDTDKCAASMDVGVGYFSDPAGLEGLAHFLEHMLFYASEKYPVEDSYSKYITEHGGSTNAFTSSEHTNYFFDVNTDGFEEALDRFAQFFNKPLMSADATMREIKAVDSENQKNLLSDAWRMNQLQKHLSDEDHPYHKFSTGNWDTLEVRPKAKGLDTRSELLKFYEENYSANLMHLVIYTNESLDKIQNLVEEKFQDIRNINKSCFRARVQPCKSEHLQILVRTVPIKQGHKLRIVWPVTPEIHHYTEGPCRYLGHLIGHEGEGSLYYILKKLGWATALYAGESDWGLDFSFFKVVIDLTDVGHEHIQDIIGLLFKYIELLQQSGVCKWIFEELSAVCETKFHYQDKIRPSDYAVNIASNMKFYPVKDWLTGSSLPSKFSPSVIQMVLDQLSPNNVRIFWESKKFEGLTDKVEPWYGTAYSLEKITGSAIQGWVLSAPDENMHLPAPNKFIPTDLSLKIVQEKVKFPVLLSRSTYSALWYKPDTLFSTPKAYVKIDFNCPYSGNSPEAEVLTHIFTELLMDYLNEYAYYAQVAGLYYSINQTDGGFQMTLRGYNHKLRILLETIVEKIVTFEVKTDRFSVIKEMVTKEYQNLKYQQPYQQAMYYCSLILQDQTWPWIEQLDILPALQVEDLAKFVPAMLSRTFLEFYIAGNIESHEAQSIVKHIEDVLFNFSKPLCKPLFSSQHLENRVVKLESGMNYFYPSECLNPEDENSALVHYIQVGRDDFKLNVKLQLFALVAKQPTFHQLRSVEQLGYITVLMQRNDCGIRGLQFIIQSTVKSPGNIEQRVEAFLQMFETKLHEMTIDEFKSNVNALIDVKLEKHKNLREESSFFWREINDGTLRFDRTDYEVEALRQLTLQELIDFFNEYVKVGAPRKKTLSVRVHGNRHSSEYKTEASEPHLAKIDNIFTFRRSQALYGSFKGLSGQMKL